A section of the Oncorhynchus tshawytscha isolate Ot180627B linkage group LG09, Otsh_v2.0, whole genome shotgun sequence genome encodes:
- the mzt2b gene encoding mitotic-spindle organizing protein 2 isoform X1: protein MSHSQQQSAPGPLPTAPDSPAMGVTVSGNVTKYAMKKKKILNAEESELFELTQAAGIAMDQEVFKIIVDLLKMNVAPLAVFQTLKAMCAGQRIADTSMGDSSTASYPNTTTTTTAPTEPREEDSVVSGTKSFKPPAPPLTSSTTSSSAGLRPTRVNSKMVYDTSSPHSQVRSKTGAGHGEKSREGSSQRVPRQPSATRGQKTTKSSGSSSSSSQVTPTTTN from the exons ATGTCTCACTCTCAGCAGCAGTCCGCCCCCGGGCCCCTCCCCACGGCCCCAGACTCCCCTGCCATGGGCGTGACGGTCAGCGGCAACGTCACCAAGTATgccatgaagaagaagaagatcctCAACGCCGAGGAGAGTGAGCTATTTGAGTTGACGCAGGCCGCAGGCATCGCCATGGACCAGGAGGTCTTCAA GATCATTGTGGACCTGTTGAAGATGAACGTGGCTCCACTGGCTGTGTTCCAGACCCTGAAGGCAATGTGTGCTGGCCAGAGGATAGCTGACACCTCCATGGGAGACTCCTCCACCGCCTCCTaccccaacaccaccactaccaccacagcCCCTACAGAACCCAGAG AAGAGGACTCTGTTGTGTCTGGCACTAAAAGCTTTAAGCCCCCTGcacctcccctcacctcctctaccacctcctcctctgctgGCCTCAGGCCCACCAGGGTCAACTCTAAGATGGTCTacgacacctcctctcctcactctcaag TGCGTAGTAAAACGGGTGCTGGCCAcggggagaagagcagagagggttCCAGCCAGAGGGTGCCACGCCAGCCCAGCGCCACCAGGGGGCAGAAGACCACCAAGAGCTCTGGAAGCAGCAGCTCCTCCTCACAGGTCACCCCAACTACCACCAACTAG
- the mzt2b gene encoding mitotic-spindle organizing protein 2 isoform X2: MSHSQQQSAPGPLPTAPDSPAMGVTVSGNVTKYAMKKKKILNAEESELFELTQAAGIAMDQEVFKIIVDLLKMNVAPLAVFQTLKAMCAGQRIADTSMGDSSTASYPNTTTTTTAPTEPRVRSKTGAGHGEKSREGSSQRVPRQPSATRGQKTTKSSGSSSSSSQVTPTTTN; encoded by the exons ATGTCTCACTCTCAGCAGCAGTCCGCCCCCGGGCCCCTCCCCACGGCCCCAGACTCCCCTGCCATGGGCGTGACGGTCAGCGGCAACGTCACCAAGTATgccatgaagaagaagaagatcctCAACGCCGAGGAGAGTGAGCTATTTGAGTTGACGCAGGCCGCAGGCATCGCCATGGACCAGGAGGTCTTCAA GATCATTGTGGACCTGTTGAAGATGAACGTGGCTCCACTGGCTGTGTTCCAGACCCTGAAGGCAATGTGTGCTGGCCAGAGGATAGCTGACACCTCCATGGGAGACTCCTCCACCGCCTCCTaccccaacaccaccactaccaccacagcCCCTACAGAACCCAGAG TGCGTAGTAAAACGGGTGCTGGCCAcggggagaagagcagagagggttCCAGCCAGAGGGTGCCACGCCAGCCCAGCGCCACCAGGGGGCAGAAGACCACCAAGAGCTCTGGAAGCAGCAGCTCCTCCTCACAGGTCACCCCAACTACCACCAACTAG